Proteins found in one Armatimonadota bacterium genomic segment:
- the argJ gene encoding arginine biosynthesis bifunctional protein ArgJ, whose protein sequence is MAYPTEWTTGSVTAPRGFRAAGVRCGVKSRGKDLALIVSDTPATVAGMFTTNRAAAPCVRYSRHVVESGVARAIVANSGNANAATGEEGFMDNVRIAQKVAQLLECPPAQVVTASTGIIGHRLPLEKIEAGIEQAMLELSPEGGGAAAEAIMTTDTVPKQEAVCLRFPEGEVRIGGIAKGAGMIAPNMATMLCFLTTDAQISAPVLQQVLKDAVERSFHCLTIDSDTSTNDMVVILANGQSGVEVHRYLDDFQLALEQLCIRLAQRIARDGEGATKLVEIEVRGAPTFTQARQMAKTVAESPLVKTALFGNDPNWGRILAAMGRSGVDFDPDRAQIALQGTLVYADGKPTTFDAHDLHERLKADTVTIAIDLQEGTEHATVWTCDFSYDYVRINAEYST, encoded by the coding sequence ATGGCATATCCGACAGAGTGGACAACCGGTTCTGTGACCGCGCCGCGCGGTTTTCGGGCGGCAGGTGTGCGTTGTGGCGTCAAGTCCAGAGGGAAGGACCTCGCGCTCATCGTTTCGGATACACCGGCGACGGTCGCCGGCATGTTCACCACCAACCGCGCCGCTGCGCCTTGTGTGCGCTACTCGCGCCATGTGGTGGAATCGGGTGTGGCCCGCGCCATCGTCGCCAATAGCGGTAACGCCAACGCCGCTACCGGTGAAGAGGGCTTCATGGACAATGTGCGCATAGCGCAGAAAGTGGCGCAGCTGCTGGAATGCCCTCCCGCGCAGGTGGTGACCGCCAGCACGGGCATCATCGGGCATCGGCTGCCGCTGGAGAAGATAGAGGCGGGCATCGAGCAGGCGATGCTGGAGCTCTCTCCAGAGGGCGGAGGTGCCGCCGCCGAAGCCATCATGACCACCGACACAGTGCCCAAGCAGGAAGCCGTTTGCCTGAGGTTCCCCGAGGGCGAAGTGCGAATCGGCGGTATCGCCAAGGGCGCAGGCATGATTGCCCCCAATATGGCCACCATGCTCTGTTTCCTCACCACCGACGCGCAGATTTCCGCGCCCGTCCTGCAGCAGGTGCTGAAGGACGCTGTGGAACGCTCTTTCCACTGCCTGACCATCGACTCCGACACGAGTACCAACGACATGGTGGTGATTCTGGCAAACGGGCAGTCGGGTGTGGAGGTACATCGCTATCTGGACGATTTCCAGCTGGCTTTAGAGCAACTGTGCATTCGCCTGGCTCAGCGCATCGCGCGGGACGGCGAGGGGGCTACCAAGCTGGTGGAGATCGAGGTGCGCGGTGCGCCTACCTTCACGCAGGCGCGCCAGATGGCGAAGACGGTGGCGGAGTCGCCACTAGTGAAGACCGCCCTCTTCGGCAACGACCCCAACTGGGGGCGCATTCTGGCGGCGATGGGGCGCAGCGGGGTGGACTTTGATCCCGACAGGGCGCAAATCGCCCTGCAGGGAACGCTGGTGTACGCCGACGGCAAGCCAACCACCTTCGACGCCCATGACCTGCACGAACGGTTGAAAGCGGATACGGTGACCATCGCCATCGATCTGCAGGAGGGCACAGAACACGCCACTGTATGGACCTGTGACTTCAGTTACGACTACGTGCGCATCAACGCGGAGTACAGTACCTAG
- the dapB gene encoding 4-hydroxy-tetrahydrodipicolinate reductase has protein sequence MIQTETEDRIRVAVAGACGRMGKLVVQTVLKQPDMVLVGAVDKQHVGEDIGTIAVEHPIGITVTDYLGESLTQTRPHVLVDFTTLGAAVSHIYTALEHGVIPVVGTSGFSAQTLSDIREAVERTGTACIIVPNFAIGAVLMMQFAREAARYFPNVEIIEMHHDGKIDSPSGTAIRTAEVIAAARTERPRQIVQEQKFEGARGASVASVPVHSVRLPGLVAHQMVIFGGQGELLTIRHDSMDRQSFMPGVMLAIRKAQQVQGLVVGLEHLL, from the coding sequence ATGATTCAGACTGAAACAGAAGACAGAATCCGTGTGGCTGTGGCAGGAGCGTGCGGTCGCATGGGCAAGCTGGTGGTGCAGACCGTGCTGAAACAGCCCGACATGGTGCTGGTGGGCGCGGTAGACAAGCAACACGTCGGCGAAGATATCGGCACCATCGCTGTAGAGCATCCCATCGGCATCACCGTGACTGACTATCTGGGCGAATCGCTCACGCAAACCCGGCCGCATGTGCTGGTGGATTTCACCACCCTGGGTGCAGCGGTAAGCCATATTTATACGGCGCTGGAGCATGGCGTTATTCCCGTCGTGGGAACCAGCGGCTTTTCGGCTCAAACCCTTTCCGACATTCGCGAGGCGGTAGAGCGCACGGGCACCGCCTGTATCATCGTGCCCAACTTCGCCATCGGTGCGGTGCTGATGATGCAGTTCGCCAGAGAGGCTGCACGTTATTTCCCCAACGTGGAGATTATCGAAATGCACCACGACGGCAAGATAGACTCTCCCTCAGGGACGGCGATACGCACCGCCGAAGTGATTGCCGCGGCACGCACCGAGCGACCCCGACAGATTGTGCAGGAACAGAAGTTCGAAGGAGCACGCGGCGCGAGCGTTGCCAGTGTGCCCGTGCACAGTGTTCGTTTGCCCGGTCTGGTAGCGCACCAGATGGTGATTTTCGGCGGACAGGGTGAATTGCTGACCATTCGGCACGACTCGATGGACCGGCAATCCTTTATGCCCGGCGTCATGCTTGCCATCCGTAAGGCGCAACAGGTGCAGGGTCTGGTGGTGGGACTGGAGCATCTGCTGTAG
- the rpsO gene encoding 30S ribosomal protein S15: MPLTKEQKAEIIQKYRRFEGDTGSPEVQVALLTARIQLLTEHLRQHKHDYHTRRGLMMLVGERKRLLDYLARQDIQRYRALVSSLGIRSKQ; this comes from the coding sequence ATGCCGCTGACCAAAGAGCAGAAAGCCGAGATTATCCAGAAATACCGGCGCTTCGAGGGCGATACCGGGTCTCCCGAAGTGCAGGTAGCGTTGTTAACCGCGCGCATCCAGCTGCTCACGGAGCATCTGCGCCAGCATAAGCATGACTACCATACCCGGCGCGGGCTGATGATGCTGGTGGGTGAGCGCAAACGTTTGCTCGACTATCTGGCTCGCCAGGATATTCAGCGCTACCGCGCGCTGGTCAGCTCTCTGGGCATCCGCAGCAAGCAGTAG
- a CDS encoding peptidase M16, giving the protein MPWERGGRDGEFFCNMPIETFTLSNGLRIACESMPSARSVAVGVYIGTGSRDERSSERGVSHFIEHILFKGTLRRDALDIVREIEGRGGYINAETDKEHTAFYVRMLPEDLSVALDVLSDMLLSPRLDPQDIEREKHVVLEELRELMDYPEEYVYDLFAQTLWSRHPLAHPVIGTAPTILALNSSHLRGVMDERYTAPNTVVSAAGQVDAGQLVPLVERFFAKMPATQPRTQWRPARACARQRLVRRRTQQVHFCMGTAGYSLYDERKYTLAVLDTLLGGNMSSRLFQEVREKRGLVYQISTSAMAYREGGYFAIHANCSPDHYGQVMEVIHEQLRAVCEGGLTEEEVQRAKHQLRGSLLMSTESVNGRMSANARSLLFQGRVITVDEIIEKIEAVDAQKVVAVARELFGNGKMALAAIGSLPQGGVQQDDSD; this is encoded by the coding sequence ATGCCGTGGGAGAGGGGAGGCAGGGATGGAGAGTTTTTCTGCAACATGCCCATAGAAACCTTCACACTGTCCAATGGACTTCGCATCGCTTGCGAATCGATGCCCTCTGCACGCTCGGTAGCGGTGGGAGTATATATCGGCACAGGTTCGCGCGATGAGCGTTCCTCCGAGCGTGGTGTCTCGCACTTTATCGAGCATATCCTGTTCAAAGGCACTCTGCGCCGTGACGCACTGGACATCGTGCGTGAGATCGAAGGGCGAGGAGGCTATATCAACGCCGAGACCGACAAGGAGCATACCGCCTTCTATGTGCGTATGCTACCTGAAGACCTCTCTGTCGCGCTGGATGTGCTCTCAGATATGTTGCTGTCGCCTCGCTTAGACCCTCAGGACATCGAGCGCGAGAAGCACGTGGTGCTGGAAGAGCTGCGCGAGCTGATGGACTACCCGGAAGAGTACGTGTATGACCTGTTCGCACAGACGCTGTGGTCTCGTCATCCGCTGGCGCATCCGGTGATAGGCACCGCGCCCACGATTCTCGCTCTCAACAGTTCCCACCTGCGCGGGGTGATGGACGAGCGATACACCGCCCCGAACACGGTGGTCTCGGCAGCAGGGCAAGTGGACGCCGGGCAACTGGTGCCACTGGTGGAGCGATTTTTCGCAAAGATGCCCGCCACCCAGCCCCGCACGCAATGGCGCCCGGCTCGTGCCTGCGCACGACAAAGGTTGGTACGCCGACGCACCCAGCAGGTGCACTTCTGTATGGGCACAGCGGGCTACAGCCTCTACGACGAGCGCAAGTACACTCTGGCGGTGCTGGATACTCTGCTGGGCGGCAATATGAGCAGTCGCCTCTTCCAGGAGGTGCGTGAAAAACGCGGGCTGGTGTACCAGATCAGCACCTCGGCGATGGCGTACCGCGAAGGAGGATACTTCGCCATCCATGCGAACTGTAGTCCTGATCATTATGGGCAGGTGATGGAGGTCATCCACGAGCAGCTGCGTGCGGTGTGCGAAGGCGGCCTGACGGAGGAAGAGGTACAGCGCGCCAAACACCAACTGCGCGGTAGCTTGCTGATGAGCACCGAAAGCGTGAACGGACGTATGTCTGCCAACGCCCGAAGCCTGCTCTTTCAGGGGCGCGTTATCACTGTCGACGAGATCATCGAAAAGATAGAAGCGGTGGATGCTCAGAAGGTAGTGGCTGTCGCCAGAGAGCTGTTTGGTAATGGAAAAATGGCGTTGGCTGCCATAGGCAGCTTACCGCAGGGAGGGGTTCAACAGGATGATTCAGACTGA
- the tal gene encoding putative transaldolase: MKLFLDTANIEEIRTAWSWGAIEGVTTNPSLVAKEGRPFKDIVREICEIVNPGDISAEVVSLDAEGMIREAREVASWHPNIVVKIPMTQEGMKAVRALSREGIRCNVTLVFSLSQAFLAAKAGAYYISNFVGRVDDISGEGMNAVRDTVNMIKEYGFQSQVLVASVRHPMHVVEALRAGAHACTVPFKVLERLYQHPLTDIGIQRFLADWQKSGASIF, encoded by the coding sequence ATGAAGCTGTTTCTGGATACCGCCAACATCGAGGAGATCCGAACCGCCTGGAGCTGGGGCGCGATTGAGGGCGTGACCACCAACCCCTCGCTGGTAGCAAAGGAGGGACGCCCGTTCAAAGACATCGTGCGCGAAATCTGCGAGATCGTCAACCCGGGCGACATCAGCGCAGAGGTCGTTAGCCTCGATGCGGAGGGGATGATCCGCGAGGCGCGTGAGGTCGCCAGCTGGCATCCCAACATCGTGGTCAAAATCCCGATGACCCAAGAGGGCATGAAGGCGGTGAGGGCACTCTCGCGAGAGGGCATTCGCTGTAACGTCACGCTGGTGTTCAGCCTCTCGCAAGCGTTTCTGGCAGCAAAGGCAGGAGCGTATTACATCAGCAATTTCGTCGGACGCGTGGACGACATCAGCGGGGAAGGCATGAATGCCGTGCGCGACACGGTGAATATGATCAAGGAATACGGTTTTCAGAGCCAGGTGCTGGTTGCCAGCGTACGTCACCCGATGCATGTGGTGGAAGCGCTGCGGGCGGGGGCACACGCCTGCACCGTACCGTTCAAGGTGCTGGAGCGGCTCTATCAACACCCGCTGACGGACATCGGCATCCAGCGGTTCCTGGCGGACTGGCAGAAGTCCGGGGCAAGCATTTTCTGA
- a CDS encoding RNA polymerase sigma factor RpoE has product MSTREESHLIRAAQQGDSRAFDRLIHRYQAQVYRAMTRACANPDMAADVLQEAMIRAFRALPQFRGDSSFATWLFRIARNLCVRRQQQMMAHPTISLDQPLGEEEDAENLLRQMIDPTAQNPQQVVLDEEIRQKVREAVDKLPPHLREVLVLRDMEDLSNQETAERTGLTVAAVKARLHRARALLREHLEEYFSES; this is encoded by the coding sequence GTGTCCACTCGTGAAGAGAGTCATCTGATACGCGCCGCCCAGCAGGGTGATAGCCGCGCGTTTGACCGTCTGATCCATCGTTATCAGGCGCAGGTCTATCGCGCCATGACCCGTGCGTGCGCCAACCCGGATATGGCGGCGGATGTGCTGCAGGAGGCGATGATTCGCGCCTTCCGTGCCCTGCCGCAGTTTCGAGGGGACTCCTCGTTTGCGACGTGGCTCTTTCGCATCGCCCGCAACCTGTGCGTGCGTAGACAGCAGCAGATGATGGCGCACCCCACCATCTCGCTGGACCAGCCACTGGGCGAGGAGGAAGATGCCGAAAACCTGCTGCGCCAGATGATAGACCCCACCGCCCAAAACCCGCAACAGGTAGTGCTGGACGAGGAGATACGCCAGAAGGTGCGCGAGGCGGTAGATAAGCTGCCCCCTCATCTGCGGGAGGTGCTGGTGCTGCGCGATATGGAAGACCTGTCTAACCAGGAGACGGCGGAACGCACGGGGTTGACCGTCGCTGCGGTGAAGGCACGTTTGCACCGCGCCCGTGCCCTGCTGCGCGAACACCTGGAGGAGTACTTCTCGGAGTCTTAG
- the pnp gene encoding polyribonucleotide nucleotidyltransferase, translating into MIHTVEVEVAGQLIQIETGRVAKQANGAVLVRSGDTIVLCTATMSREARTDIDFFPLVVDYEERKYSVGKIPGGFVKRGGRPSDKAVLTARLIDRPLRPLFPSGMRNEVQVIAMPLSVDNEHLPDVLSIIGASAALTVSNIPFHGPVGAVRIGKVNGEFVINPSFDQVENGDLDLVVAGTKDYIVMVEAGANEISEAEILEALDLAHEHIKPICAIQEELAAKVGTVKADIPFYAVPEDILTRVREQFAEQVLQAIQQPDKSAREEAIELLKEEIVQALLPEYPEQETDLREAADKVVKEQVRRLILEYKVRPDGRKYDEIRPISCMVGLLPRVHGSALFTRGQTQVLTSVTLGPMEEAQIIDTLEEDGFKRYMHFYNFPPYSVGETRPLRGPGRREIGHGALAERALRPMIPPEEEFPYAILLTSEVLESNGSTSMASVCGSTLALMDAGVQIKAPVAGVAMGLMTQGDEWVVLSDIQGMEDFSGDMDFKVAGTAQGITALQLDTKISGIPRPVFERALEQARQGRLYILEKMLETIDKPRDHISPYAPRIIVMEIHPDKIGDVIGPGGRIIKKILADTGTRIQIEQDGRVYIAADDEESGERARKMIEELTRDVAVGETFLGKVTRTSSLGVFVEILPGKEGLVPLSQLSEQRVRRADELVKVGDEILVKVVEIDNLGRINLSARGLHNVFSSQAGSAPPSSGARTSGGHEPSGYGRGGDVRRHRGDDDTPRARFRPKR; encoded by the coding sequence ATGATACACACCGTCGAAGTGGAAGTCGCCGGTCAACTCATCCAGATTGAGACCGGGCGTGTCGCCAAGCAGGCAAACGGTGCCGTTCTCGTGCGTTCGGGCGACACCATCGTGCTTTGCACCGCCACCATGAGCAGGGAAGCACGCACCGATATCGATTTCTTCCCGCTGGTGGTGGACTACGAAGAACGCAAGTATTCCGTCGGCAAGATACCGGGAGGGTTCGTCAAGCGGGGAGGACGCCCCAGCGACAAGGCGGTGCTCACCGCCCGTCTCATCGACCGCCCTCTGCGTCCCCTGTTCCCCAGCGGGATGCGCAACGAGGTGCAGGTCATCGCCATGCCTCTGTCGGTGGATAACGAGCACCTGCCCGACGTGCTCTCTATCATCGGCGCGTCCGCCGCGTTGACCGTTTCCAACATCCCGTTTCACGGTCCCGTCGGCGCGGTGCGCATCGGCAAGGTCAACGGCGAGTTCGTCATCAACCCCTCGTTTGACCAGGTGGAAAACGGCGACCTGGACCTGGTGGTTGCAGGCACGAAAGACTACATCGTGATGGTCGAGGCTGGCGCCAACGAAATCAGCGAGGCGGAAATCCTCGAAGCGCTGGACCTCGCGCACGAACACATCAAGCCGATTTGCGCCATTCAGGAAGAGCTCGCCGCGAAGGTGGGCACGGTCAAGGCGGACATCCCCTTCTACGCCGTGCCAGAAGACATCCTGACCCGCGTACGGGAACAGTTTGCCGAACAGGTGCTACAAGCCATCCAGCAGCCCGATAAGTCAGCGCGGGAGGAAGCCATTGAACTGCTCAAAGAGGAGATCGTGCAGGCACTGCTGCCGGAGTACCCGGAACAGGAGACCGACCTGCGCGAAGCCGCCGACAAGGTGGTGAAGGAGCAGGTGCGCCGGCTTATCCTCGAGTACAAGGTGCGCCCCGATGGGCGAAAGTACGACGAAATCCGCCCCATCAGCTGCATGGTCGGGTTGCTGCCGAGGGTGCACGGTTCCGCCCTGTTCACACGTGGACAGACGCAGGTGCTCACCAGCGTCACGCTGGGCCCCATGGAAGAGGCGCAGATTATCGACACGCTGGAGGAAGACGGGTTCAAGCGCTATATGCACTTCTACAACTTCCCGCCCTACAGCGTGGGCGAGACGCGCCCGCTACGCGGTCCCGGCAGACGCGAAATCGGTCACGGTGCGCTGGCAGAACGTGCCCTGCGCCCGATGATTCCACCCGAAGAGGAGTTCCCCTACGCGATCCTGCTCACCTCCGAAGTGCTGGAGTCCAACGGCTCCACTTCGATGGCGAGCGTGTGTGGCTCCACGCTGGCGCTGATGGATGCGGGTGTGCAAATCAAAGCCCCCGTTGCCGGTGTCGCGATGGGCTTGATGACGCAGGGCGATGAATGGGTGGTGCTCAGCGACATCCAGGGCATGGAGGACTTCTCCGGCGATATGGACTTCAAGGTCGCTGGCACGGCACAGGGCATCACTGCCTTGCAGCTGGACACCAAGATTTCGGGTATCCCGCGACCGGTGTTCGAGCGCGCGCTGGAACAGGCACGACAGGGCAGGCTGTACATTCTGGAAAAGATGCTCGAGACCATCGACAAGCCGCGTGACCACATCAGCCCCTACGCACCGCGCATCATCGTCATGGAGATACATCCCGACAAAATCGGCGATGTCATCGGTCCCGGCGGACGCATTATCAAGAAGATCCTCGCCGATACCGGCACACGCATCCAGATCGAACAGGACGGGCGCGTGTACATCGCCGCTGATGATGAGGAGAGCGGTGAGCGGGCGCGCAAGATGATTGAGGAGCTGACGCGCGACGTGGCGGTGGGAGAAACCTTCCTCGGAAAGGTCACCCGCACCTCTTCGCTGGGTGTGTTCGTGGAAATCCTGCCGGGCAAGGAAGGGCTGGTGCCTCTGTCGCAGCTCTCCGAACAGCGTGTGCGCCGTGCCGACGAGCTGGTGAAGGTGGGCGATGAGATTCTGGTGAAGGTGGTGGAGATAGACAACCTCGGCAGAATCAACCTGAGCGCGCGTGGCTTGCACAACGTTTTCAGCAGTCAGGCAGGCAGCGCACCACCATCTTCCGGTGCACGCACAAGCGGTGGGCACGAACCATCCGGCTATGGACGGGGTGGAGACGTGCGTCGTCACCGCGGCGACGACGATACGCCCCGAGCACGGTTCCGCCCGAAACGCTGA
- a CDS encoding alpha-glucosidase/alpha-galactosidase: protein MPVKIALIGAGSRSFGPSTIRDILLSQPLTEAGVHLVLMDKVAEHLVEMERYARYVAEKLGVRATIEATTDLWRALDGAHFAVCAIEVNRFLYWSQDFHIPRKYGFRQVFGENGGPGGLFHALRNMAPTVEIARTMEQLCPDAWLINFSNPEHKLCEAVSRLTSIRVVGLCHGFFMGLEQIARILGIPAEEIEATACGINHCTWFQTIRHKRTGEDLYPLLRQKEREGDWLSDWHEIGLGRILFRRFGLYPSPAANHYGEYIRWAEEFVCSELQFFYDPADGHPWQTGRVPEFIYSLTGDPTRRPWKPEPSPPQRLEDAPLQPSGELAAPIMESIACGIRQDLPAVNVPNRGAIPNLPEDTVVEVPAIGDGQGIHPLQMEPLPEAIAAMLRLQASIHQLLVEAFAEQSKEKLLQAVLLEPTVDSYRNAVQMVEEMLELQKEVLPPLR, encoded by the coding sequence ATGCCTGTGAAGATAGCTCTGATTGGCGCGGGGAGCCGGTCGTTCGGACCCTCTACCATACGCGATATACTGCTGAGCCAGCCGCTCACCGAGGCGGGAGTTCACCTCGTGCTCATGGATAAGGTCGCCGAGCATCTGGTGGAGATGGAACGCTATGCCCGGTATGTCGCGGAGAAACTGGGGGTGAGGGCAACCATCGAAGCAACGACTGACCTGTGGCGCGCGCTGGATGGAGCACATTTCGCCGTGTGCGCCATTGAGGTGAACCGCTTCCTGTACTGGTCACAGGATTTCCATATTCCGCGCAAGTATGGCTTCCGGCAGGTGTTTGGCGAGAACGGTGGACCCGGTGGGTTGTTCCATGCTCTGCGGAACATGGCACCCACTGTCGAAATCGCCCGCACGATGGAGCAACTGTGCCCTGATGCCTGGCTGATCAACTTTAGCAACCCGGAACACAAGCTGTGTGAGGCGGTGTCGCGGTTAACCAGCATCCGCGTGGTGGGGCTGTGTCACGGCTTTTTCATGGGGCTGGAGCAGATAGCACGTATTCTAGGAATCCCCGCAGAGGAGATAGAAGCCACTGCATGCGGCATCAATCATTGCACCTGGTTCCAGACGATACGCCACAAGCGTACCGGTGAAGACCTGTATCCCCTTCTGCGCCAGAAGGAGCGGGAGGGCGACTGGCTGTCCGACTGGCATGAGATAGGGCTGGGGCGTATTCTGTTTCGGCGATTTGGATTGTACCCTTCGCCCGCTGCCAACCACTACGGCGAGTATATCCGCTGGGCGGAAGAGTTCGTGTGCAGTGAACTGCAGTTCTTCTACGACCCTGCCGATGGGCATCCCTGGCAGACCGGTCGCGTCCCAGAATTCATCTATTCTCTGACAGGCGACCCTACCCGCCGCCCCTGGAAGCCTGAGCCTTCTCCACCCCAGCGACTAGAGGACGCACCTTTGCAGCCATCGGGCGAGCTGGCTGCGCCGATTATGGAATCTATTGCCTGCGGGATTCGACAGGATCTGCCTGCGGTAAACGTTCCCAATCGGGGCGCAATACCCAACCTGCCCGAAGACACAGTGGTGGAGGTTCCAGCCATCGGCGACGGTCAAGGCATTCATCCCCTGCAGATGGAGCCTCTCCCAGAGGCAATCGCCGCGATGCTGCGCCTGCAGGCAAGTATCCACCAGCTGCTCGTCGAGGCGTTTGCCGAGCAGTCCAAAGAGAAACTGCTGCAGGCGGTATTGCTGGAGCCTACGGTGGATTCCTATCGCAACGCGGTGCAGATGGTCGAGGAAATGCTGGAGTTGCAGAAGGAGGTGCTGCCACCATTGCGTTAG
- a CDS encoding 3-hydroxyisobutyrate dehydrogenase, with the protein MAQVAFIGLGTMGYPMAGHLAKRFDTLVWNRTASKAQAHAQQFGSHAVTDLRDTAQAQFIFTCLPTSVEVEAVVEQVQPALKPDTVWIDCTSGDPNHSRRIAQRLREAGCDFLDAPVSGGKAGAEAGTLTVMVGGHRETYERALPVIQAFAGKVFHVGDVGAGHAVKAVNNMLLAIALLSAAEGLVTLVKQGVDPAIALEVINVSSGRSFSTEVHFPERVLTREFPNTFSLALLAKDARIAVSMAREAYVPVPLMQLAAEMFEMAKQQIGGDVDHTAVVKLIESWAGAEIAPKGT; encoded by the coding sequence ATGGCTCAGGTCGCTTTCATCGGGTTGGGAACAATGGGTTATCCGATGGCGGGACACCTCGCCAAACGGTTTGATACATTGGTGTGGAACCGCACTGCCAGCAAAGCACAGGCACACGCGCAACAGTTTGGCTCCCACGCAGTGACCGACTTGAGGGATACAGCGCAGGCGCAGTTCATCTTCACCTGCTTGCCTACCAGCGTGGAGGTAGAAGCCGTGGTGGAGCAGGTTCAGCCCGCGCTGAAGCCTGACACGGTGTGGATAGACTGCACCAGCGGCGACCCCAATCACAGCCGACGCATCGCCCAGCGGTTGCGGGAGGCAGGTTGCGACTTTCTAGATGCTCCTGTTTCGGGAGGCAAAGCGGGCGCGGAAGCGGGCACGCTGACGGTGATGGTAGGTGGTCACCGCGAAACCTACGAGCGCGCTTTGCCCGTGATTCAGGCTTTCGCAGGCAAGGTGTTCCACGTGGGCGACGTGGGCGCGGGGCACGCCGTCAAAGCGGTGAACAACATGCTGCTGGCGATTGCCCTGCTCTCGGCGGCGGAGGGGTTGGTGACGCTGGTGAAGCAAGGAGTAGACCCTGCCATCGCGCTGGAGGTGATTAACGTCAGCTCGGGACGATCGTTCTCCACCGAAGTACATTTCCCCGAACGGGTGCTCACCAGAGAGTTCCCGAACACCTTCAGCCTTGCTCTGCTGGCGAAGGACGCGCGTATCGCCGTCTCGATGGCGCGTGAGGCGTACGTGCCCGTGCCGTTGATGCAGCTTGCCGCAGAGATGTTCGAGATGGCGAAGCAGCAGATTGGCGGCGACGTAGACCATACGGCAGTAGTGAAGCTGATCGAGTCGTGGGCAGGTGCGGAGATTGCCCCAAAGGGGACATAG